The Oreochromis niloticus isolate F11D_XX linkage group LG2, O_niloticus_UMD_NMBU, whole genome shotgun sequence genome includes a region encoding these proteins:
- the LOC100703881 gene encoding seipin, whose product MERQSNLHSQDDAEPSVLIGRALVKLQHAVFIAMSRARQRLVQLSIVFSFVFLLLWIAAFLYGTFYYSYMPKATFSAPVNYYYRTDCESPASFLCSYPMANISLIRNKKHVLTFGQPYRMALQLEMPDSPANRELGMFMIKTTCFSQDGEQVASSARSGKQQLSASSSRFSILRYRSDLLRTLGTLLFLPAFLTGAAEQKQVLEVELFSDFTDNPYAPSVTAVIEIMSSKVQIYSSDLYIHAHFTGIRYLLYYFPVISAIVGVSSNFIFLSFIFIFSYMRLLFQVKPQRFRMNGTEENNQQGEGRAVPAGTAEMLGPFHQNPTDVRQEEPHFHVGNGTEQQNRDTSGQGEINETEAA is encoded by the exons ATGGAGCGACAAAGCAACTTGCATTCACAAGATGATGCAGAACCATCAGTCCTTATTGGTCGGGCGCTGGTGAAGCTCCAGCACGCTGTATTCATTGCGATGTCACGGGCCCGGCAGAGACTCGTACAGCTCTCAATTGTGTTCTCAtttgtcttcctcctcctgtGGATCGCTGCATTTCTATACGGGACTTTCTACTACTCTTACATGCCCAAGGCGACTTTTTCTGCACCTGTGAACTACTACTACAG GACAGACTGTGAATCTCCAGCTTCGTTTTTGTGCTCTTACCCTATGGCCAACATCTCTCTgatcagaaataaaaaacat GTGCTGACATTCGGCCAGCCCTATCGGATGGCTTTGCAGCTGGAGATGCCGGATTCCCCAGCCAATCGGGAGCTGGGGATGTTTATGATTAAAACAACCTGTTTCTCTCAGGATGGAGAGCAAGTGGCCTCCTCTGCTCGCTCT GGaaaacaacagctgtctgcCTCCAGCTCTCGCTTT AGCATACTGCGATACCGCTCAGACCTGCTGAGGACGCTGGGAACGCTGCTGTTCCTCCCGGCCTTTTTGACTGGAGCAGCCGAGCAGAAACAAGTGCTGGAGGTGGAGCTCTTCTCAGACTTCACAGACAACCCA TATGCTCCCTCAGTCACGGCTGTCATCGAGATCATGTCGAGCAAGGTGCAGATATATTCATCTGACCTCTACATTCATGCTCATTTCACTGGCATAAG ATACTTGCTGTACTACTTCCCCGTCATATCAGCCATTGTCGGCGTCTCCAGCAACTTCATCTTCCTCagtttcatcttcatcttcagctACATGAGGCTGCTGTTTCAAGTGAAACCACAGCGG TTCAGAATGAATGGGACAGAGGAGAACAACCAGCAAGGGGAGGGAAGAGCTGTCCCTGCAG GCACTGCAGAAATGCTGGGTCCCTTCCATCAAAATCCCACAGACGTGAGACAGGAGGAGCCACATTTTCACGTTGGAAATGGCACAGAGCAGCAAAACAGAGATACAAGTGGTCAGGGAGAAATAAACGAAACAGAAGCAGCCTGA
- the rnaseh2c gene encoding ribonuclease H2 subunit C isoform X1: MMSCNSSVIRLCASSVGQAPQAPVHLMPCEIEHNGPAQVNQYFTATTKDQKQDKSVSFRGRGLKGQKISCPQGYTGLVLKEINKPGSDQEDRTVKVSSVFDKMTYWNLETPPNSDDTIVMAMDWPDLAEAIHAPVED; the protein is encoded by the exons at GATGTCCTGTAATTCCAGTGTTATTCGTCTTTGTGCATCATCAGTGGGACAGGCACCGCAAGCTCCAGTCCACCTCATGCCATGTGAGATTGAACACAATGGGCCAGCACAGGTCAACCAATACTTCACTGCTACCACCAAAGACCAGAAACAAG ATAAGTCGGTGTCATTCAGGGGACGTGGGTTAAAGGGGCAGAAGATCAGCTGTCCACAGGGCTACACGGGGCTGGTGCTGAAAGAGATCAACAAACCCGGCTCAGACCAGGAG gACAGGACAGTGAAAGTATCCTCTGTATTTGACAAAATGACCTACTGGAACCTGGAAACACCTCCTAATTCAGACGATACTATTGTGATGGCAATGGATTGGCCTGATTTGGCTGAGGCa ATCCATGCTCCAGTAGAAGACTGA
- the rnaseh2c gene encoding ribonuclease H2 subunit C isoform X2 has product MSCNSSVIRLCASSVGQAPQAPVHLMPCEIEHNGPAQVNQYFTATTKDQKQDKSVSFRGRGLKGQKISCPQGYTGLVLKEINKPGSDQEDRTVKVSSVFDKMTYWNLETPPNSDDTIVMAMDWPDLAEAIHAPVED; this is encoded by the exons ATGTCCTGTAATTCCAGTGTTATTCGTCTTTGTGCATCATCAGTGGGACAGGCACCGCAAGCTCCAGTCCACCTCATGCCATGTGAGATTGAACACAATGGGCCAGCACAGGTCAACCAATACTTCACTGCTACCACCAAAGACCAGAAACAAG ATAAGTCGGTGTCATTCAGGGGACGTGGGTTAAAGGGGCAGAAGATCAGCTGTCCACAGGGCTACACGGGGCTGGTGCTGAAAGAGATCAACAAACCCGGCTCAGACCAGGAG gACAGGACAGTGAAAGTATCCTCTGTATTTGACAAAATGACCTACTGGAACCTGGAAACACCTCCTAATTCAGACGATACTATTGTGATGGCAATGGATTGGCCTGATTTGGCTGAGGCa ATCCATGCTCCAGTAGAAGACTGA